The Ancylobacter sp. WKF20 genome contains a region encoding:
- a CDS encoding extracellular solute-binding protein: MMIDKRSLLKGAAALAVTALIATPFAPARADTLPERFAPLYEAAKKEGQVVFYTSYRQETSTAVLEFWRKTFPDVKLNIVQKQTLDLIPSIEAEKAAGRTNLDVVFISQRFILDDWKKRDYLTPYKVRDFDKIGGNYKDADGSYIATAATLLSAAYNPKAFPDPSVLPKKISDFLDPKWKGKIVFSDPRSAASQLTWFQTLLAHKIITWDTIKGFAKQDFLFTRGNAESVRLLVAGERDLSPLISSQNVVTAKEKGQSIEAYILEDGVVTNENYLAIFKGGPNPNAAKLLIEVLTSAEGQELVANAGSYIPTHPDAKIPAGLPKLSDLKIIVADQDIGGEASQKFLEQFDAVFNRQ, translated from the coding sequence ATGATGATCGACAAGCGCAGCCTGCTGAAGGGCGCGGCGGCCCTCGCCGTGACGGCCCTGATCGCGACCCCATTCGCGCCTGCCCGGGCCGACACGCTGCCCGAGCGCTTCGCCCCGCTCTATGAGGCGGCGAAGAAGGAAGGCCAGGTGGTGTTCTACACGTCCTACCGCCAGGAAACGAGCACGGCGGTGCTCGAGTTCTGGCGCAAGACGTTCCCGGATGTGAAGCTCAACATCGTCCAGAAGCAGACGCTGGACCTGATCCCGAGCATCGAGGCGGAGAAGGCGGCGGGCCGCACCAATCTCGACGTGGTGTTCATCAGCCAGCGCTTCATCCTCGACGACTGGAAGAAGCGCGACTACCTCACGCCCTACAAGGTACGCGATTTCGACAAGATCGGCGGCAACTACAAGGATGCCGACGGCAGCTACATCGCCACGGCCGCCACGCTGCTCTCGGCCGCCTACAATCCGAAGGCCTTCCCCGATCCGTCCGTGCTGCCGAAGAAGATCAGTGACTTCCTCGACCCGAAGTGGAAGGGCAAGATCGTCTTCTCCGACCCGCGCTCGGCCGCCTCGCAGCTCACCTGGTTCCAGACCCTGCTGGCCCACAAGATCATCACGTGGGACACCATCAAGGGCTTCGCCAAGCAGGATTTCCTGTTCACGCGCGGCAATGCGGAATCGGTACGCCTGCTGGTCGCCGGCGAGCGTGATCTCTCGCCGCTGATCTCGTCGCAGAACGTCGTCACCGCCAAGGAGAAGGGGCAGAGCATCGAGGCCTACATCCTCGAGGACGGCGTCGTCACCAACGAGAACTACCTCGCCATCTTCAAGGGCGGCCCCAACCCGAACGCCGCCAAGCTGCTGATCGAGGTGCTGACCAGCGCCGAAGGGCAGGAACTTGTGGCCAATGCCGGTTCCTACATCCCGACCCATCCCGACGCCAAGATCCCGGCCGGCCTGCCCAAGCTGTCGGACCTGAAGATCATCGTCGCCGACCAGGACATTGGCGGCGAGGCCTCGCAGAAGTTCCTCGAGCAGTTCGACGCGGTCTTCAACCGCCAGTGA
- a CDS encoding rhodanese-like domain-containing protein: MTTAFARIDAATLYARLTARAEIALLDVREEGVFAERHLLAASNAPLSRLERLVPPLVPRRATPIVLVDDDETLAARAAQVLAAGGYSDIAILAGGVPAWKAAGFELFAGVYVPSKAFGEVVEVTYETPHIDAHEFEARRKAGETIVLLDSRPYDEYSWITIPGAVDCPSGELVLRVRESVPADDTLVVVNCGGRTRSIIGAQILIDAGLPNPVLSLKNGTQGWHLAGLEVERSANRVAPLPSPSAHDWARRAARALATRYGIPTIDTRALARFEAEQDAITLYRFDVRDPAEFRAGHRAGFLSAPGGQLVQATDTFIAVRRGRIVLADSDGVRARTAAAWLHRMGFDHVFVLDEAAPQDVLEVGDAPETVIGLDAAAAETIEPAALAEVLAQGDALVVDLGSTRHYRAGHIPGAWFAIRARFATDAAKLPAAKLYVVTSPDGVIARLAARELSAATGTPVTVLAGGTAAWEAAGLALEAAPEHLASPPEDVLLKAFERREKREDAMRDYLQWELDLVAQVRRDGTIQFRL; the protein is encoded by the coding sequence ATGACCACCGCCTTTGCGCGCATCGACGCCGCCACCCTCTATGCGCGCCTGACCGCGCGCGCCGAGATCGCCCTTCTGGATGTGCGCGAGGAAGGCGTCTTCGCCGAGCGCCATCTGCTCGCCGCCTCGAACGCGCCGCTGAGCCGTCTCGAAAGGCTGGTGCCGCCTCTCGTGCCCCGCCGCGCCACCCCCATCGTGCTGGTCGATGACGACGAGACGCTGGCGGCCCGCGCCGCGCAGGTACTGGCCGCTGGCGGTTATTCGGACATCGCGATCTTGGCCGGCGGCGTTCCCGCCTGGAAGGCCGCCGGTTTCGAGCTGTTCGCCGGGGTCTATGTGCCGAGCAAGGCCTTTGGCGAAGTGGTCGAGGTCACCTACGAAACCCCGCATATCGACGCCCACGAGTTCGAGGCGCGCCGGAAGGCCGGCGAGACCATCGTGCTGCTCGATAGCCGCCCCTATGACGAGTATAGCTGGATCACCATTCCCGGCGCCGTGGACTGCCCGAGCGGCGAACTCGTGCTGCGCGTGCGCGAGAGCGTGCCGGCGGACGACACGCTGGTCGTGGTCAATTGCGGCGGACGCACCCGCTCGATCATCGGCGCGCAGATCCTGATCGACGCCGGGCTGCCCAACCCCGTGCTCTCGCTTAAGAACGGCACCCAGGGCTGGCACCTTGCCGGTCTGGAGGTGGAACGCAGCGCGAACCGCGTAGCCCCGCTGCCGTCGCCCAGCGCGCATGACTGGGCCCGGCGGGCGGCCAGGGCACTCGCGACCCGCTACGGCATCCCCACCATCGACACGCGCGCGCTGGCGCGCTTCGAGGCCGAGCAGGACGCGATCACGCTCTACCGTTTCGATGTGCGCGACCCGGCCGAATTCCGCGCCGGCCACCGCGCCGGCTTCCTGTCCGCGCCCGGCGGGCAGCTGGTCCAGGCGACAGACACCTTCATCGCCGTGCGGCGCGGGCGCATCGTGCTGGCGGACAGCGACGGCGTGCGCGCCCGCACCGCGGCGGCGTGGCTGCACCGCATGGGCTTCGACCATGTGTTCGTGCTCGACGAGGCAGCGCCGCAGGACGTGCTGGAGGTGGGCGACGCGCCGGAGACGGTGATCGGCCTCGACGCGGCCGCCGCCGAGACGATCGAGCCCGCCGCGCTGGCGGAGGTGCTGGCGCAGGGCGACGCGCTCGTGGTCGATCTTGGCTCCACCCGGCATTACCGGGCCGGCCACATCCCCGGCGCCTGGTTCGCCATCCGCGCGCGCTTCGCGACCGACGCGGCGAAGCTGCCGGCGGCGAAGCTCTATGTCGTGACCTCGCCGGACGGGGTGATCGCCCGCCTTGCCGCCCGCGAGCTATCGGCGGCAACGGGCACGCCGGTGACGGTGCTGGCCGGCGGAACCGCGGCGTGGGAGGCCGCGGGCCTCGCCTTGGAAGCCGCGCCCGAGCACCTCGCCTCCCCGCCGGAAGATGTCCTGCTCAAGGCCTTCGAGCGCCGGGAAAAGCGGGAGGACGCGATGCGCGACTATCTGCAATGGGAACTCGATCTCGTCGCGCAGGTCCGCCGCGACGGCACCATCCAGTTCCGCCTCTGA
- a CDS encoding SDR family NAD(P)-dependent oxidoreductase: protein MSSGTNRPLTGKVALVTGSARRIGRESALLLAREGAHVVVHAKSSKDEIEAVAAEIRAEGGSASALLADISVEAEAQHLVESIVNEIGSLDILVNNAAVRGEKPFTELDLATFRAVYSVTVEGAFLVTRAAAPSMIRGGFGRIITIGGVSAHSGVFHRVHVATAKAALVGFTKALAVELGEHGITANIVVPGRIGGARSKTSGAGGAFPGGGHLVVGHEGTPRNVAEFVRTLALPTGDFITGQTIHVNGGMYLP from the coding sequence ATGAGCTCTGGAACCAACCGCCCGCTCACCGGCAAGGTCGCCCTCGTCACCGGCTCGGCGCGGCGCATCGGCCGCGAGAGCGCCCTGCTGCTGGCGCGCGAGGGCGCGCATGTGGTGGTCCATGCCAAGTCGTCCAAGGATGAGATCGAGGCCGTCGCGGCCGAGATCCGCGCTGAAGGCGGCAGCGCCTCGGCGCTTCTGGCCGATATTTCGGTGGAAGCCGAAGCCCAGCATCTCGTCGAGAGCATCGTCAACGAGATCGGCAGCCTCGACATTCTCGTCAACAACGCCGCCGTGCGCGGCGAGAAGCCGTTCACGGAGCTCGACCTCGCGACCTTCCGCGCGGTCTACTCGGTCACCGTCGAGGGGGCCTTCCTCGTCACCCGCGCGGCGGCCCCTTCGATGATCCGCGGCGGCTTCGGGCGCATCATCACCATTGGCGGGGTGAGCGCGCATTCCGGGGTGTTCCACCGCGTCCATGTCGCCACCGCCAAGGCGGCGTTGGTCGGCTTCACCAAGGCGCTGGCCGTCGAACTGGGCGAGCACGGCATCACCGCCAACATCGTGGTGCCCGGTCGGATCGGCGGCGCGCGCTCGAAGACCTCCGGCGCCGGCGGCGCCTTCCCCGGTGGCGGGCACCTGGTCGTCGGCCATGAGGGCACCCCGCGCAACGTCGCCGAATTCGTGCGCACGCTCGCTTTGCCCACGGGCGATTTCATCACCGGCCAGACCATCCATGTGAATGGCGGCATGTACCTGCCGTGA
- a CDS encoding ABC transporter substrate-binding protein: protein MYFKNFLLRAAAIAGLSLVPLAATAQTAPTGELAVGVPKGVKLVIADDANYVAKLLELSGEQEKLAADVSYANFTSGPLRLEAIRAGAAQVGAVGDVPPILAQYSGANVVIVGAVVTSGAGTLLATSPGSGIKTLADLKGKKIGINVGTAQQATVLRNLKAAGLAITDIQPINLGLAEFADALRAGQIDAAVLKQPDRTRYLNSVKGQGDARALDNAPGANTNIKYLYASVSALQDPAQAAAIRDFVVHWYRAHLWKNAHRDIWVNEYLVKNQRLKDEDAALVWESEGDATSIPGLAKLVPIQQETTDLLQAGGSFKGKTLDAKEQFDLRYQALNERSPAAND from the coding sequence ATGTATTTCAAGAATTTCCTTTTGCGGGCGGCGGCTATCGCCGGCCTTTCCCTCGTTCCTCTCGCGGCCACAGCGCAGACTGCCCCCACCGGCGAGTTGGCCGTGGGCGTGCCCAAGGGCGTGAAGCTGGTCATCGCCGACGACGCCAACTATGTCGCCAAGCTGCTGGAACTCTCCGGCGAGCAGGAGAAGCTGGCGGCTGACGTGTCCTACGCCAACTTCACCTCCGGCCCGTTGCGGCTCGAGGCGATCCGGGCCGGCGCGGCGCAGGTCGGCGCGGTCGGCGACGTGCCGCCGATCCTCGCGCAGTATTCCGGCGCGAATGTTGTCATCGTCGGCGCCGTGGTCACCTCGGGCGCGGGCACGCTGCTTGCCACCAGTCCGGGTTCCGGCATCAAGACGCTGGCCGACCTCAAGGGGAAGAAGATCGGCATCAATGTCGGCACCGCCCAGCAGGCGACCGTGCTGCGCAATCTCAAGGCGGCCGGTCTCGCCATCACCGACATCCAGCCGATCAATCTCGGCCTGGCCGAGTTCGCCGACGCACTCCGCGCCGGCCAGATCGACGCCGCCGTGCTGAAGCAGCCGGACCGCACGCGCTATCTCAATTCGGTGAAGGGGCAGGGCGACGCCCGTGCGCTGGACAACGCGCCCGGCGCCAACACCAACATCAAATACCTCTATGCCAGCGTGAGCGCCCTGCAGGATCCGGCTCAGGCAGCCGCCATCCGCGATTTCGTGGTGCACTGGTATCGCGCGCATCTGTGGAAGAATGCCCATCGCGACATTTGGGTGAATGAGTATCTGGTGAAGAACCAGCGGCTCAAGGACGAGGATGCCGCGCTGGTCTGGGAGAGCGAAGGCGACGCGACCTCCATTCCTGGCCTCGCCAAGCTGGTGCCCATCCAGCAGGAAACGACGGACCTGCTCCAGGCCGGCGGTTCCTTCAAGGGCAAGACGCTGGATGCCAAGGAGCAGTTCGATCTGCGCTATCAGGCGCTTAACGAGCGGTCCCCGGCCGCCAACGACTGA
- a CDS encoding LLM class flavin-dependent oxidoreductase, with product MTKQMALGAFLYPTGHHAAAWRHPDAQADAGVNFRHYTQIARAAEAAKFDMVFLADSAGARGEDWGALARFSTHYVAQFEPLTLLAGLAAVTERIGLVATASTTYNEPYILARKFASIDHISGGRAAWNLVTSANEAEALNFGRDRLLDHDERYRRAAEFLAVAQGLWDSWEDDAFLRDKDSGVFFDPDKVYTLDHQGEFFKVRGPLNIPRAPQGYPVLVQAGSSEAGKDLAAASAEVVFTAQQTLKDAQAFYRDVKARTRAHGRSPDDVKIMPGIFPVVGRTEAEARAKFDQLQNLIHPDVALSILEHRLGVPLRHLPLDGPLPKNIPLTNAAQSRQALLVELAEREGLSILQLGLRVAGARGHWQVVGTPEQVADAMEERFLNEGADGFNVMPPYLPGGLDDFIELVVPELRRRGLFRTEYEGRTLREHLGLARPARRHKHHKPSATPHASPAAA from the coding sequence ATGACCAAACAGATGGCGCTCGGCGCCTTTCTCTACCCCACCGGCCACCACGCCGCCGCCTGGCGCCACCCGGACGCGCAGGCCGATGCCGGCGTGAACTTCCGCCATTACACCCAGATCGCCCGCGCGGCGGAGGCGGCGAAGTTCGACATGGTGTTCCTCGCCGACAGCGCCGGTGCGCGTGGCGAGGATTGGGGAGCCCTGGCGCGCTTCTCGACGCATTACGTCGCCCAGTTCGAGCCGCTGACGCTGCTCGCCGGGCTCGCCGCCGTCACCGAGCGCATCGGCCTCGTCGCCACGGCCTCCACCACCTATAACGAGCCCTACATTCTCGCGCGCAAATTTGCCTCGATCGACCATATCAGCGGCGGGCGCGCGGCCTGGAATCTCGTCACCTCCGCCAACGAGGCGGAAGCGCTGAATTTTGGCCGCGACCGGCTGCTCGACCATGACGAGCGCTACCGCCGCGCGGCGGAATTCCTCGCCGTCGCCCAGGGGCTCTGGGACAGCTGGGAAGACGACGCCTTCCTGCGCGACAAGGACAGCGGCGTCTTCTTCGACCCCGATAAGGTCTACACGCTCGATCACCAGGGCGAGTTCTTCAAGGTGCGCGGCCCGCTCAACATTCCGCGCGCGCCGCAGGGCTACCCCGTGCTGGTGCAGGCCGGTTCGTCCGAGGCCGGCAAGGATCTCGCCGCCGCTTCCGCCGAGGTGGTGTTCACCGCGCAGCAGACGTTGAAGGACGCGCAGGCCTTCTACCGCGACGTGAAGGCGCGTACCCGCGCCCATGGCCGCTCGCCGGACGATGTAAAGATCATGCCCGGCATCTTCCCGGTGGTCGGCCGCACCGAGGCCGAAGCCAGAGCGAAGTTCGACCAGTTGCAGAACCTCATCCACCCGGATGTGGCGCTGTCCATCCTCGAACACCGGCTGGGCGTGCCGCTGCGCCACCTGCCGCTCGACGGGCCGCTGCCGAAGAACATTCCCCTCACCAATGCCGCGCAGAGCCGGCAGGCGCTTCTGGTGGAACTCGCCGAGCGCGAGGGCCTGTCCATCCTCCAGCTCGGCCTGCGGGTGGCCGGCGCGCGTGGCCACTGGCAGGTGGTCGGTACGCCCGAACAGGTCGCCGACGCGATGGAGGAGCGCTTCCTCAACGAGGGGGCGGACGGCTTCAACGTCATGCCGCCCTATCTGCCCGGCGGGCTCGACGACTTCATCGAGCTGGTCGTTCCCGAGCTTCGCCGGCGCGGCCTGTTCCGCACCGAGTATGAGGGCCGCACGCTGCGCGAGCATCTCGGCCTCGCGCGCCCGGCGCGCCGTCACAAGCATCACAAACCCAGCGCAACGCCACACGCCTCCCCGGCGGCGGCGTGA